In Calothrix sp. PCC 7507, one DNA window encodes the following:
- a CDS encoding uracil-DNA glycosylase, with translation MQHPQIANSWEAVLSEEFDKTYFRKLFNFLLEEQQSHTIYPPEEDIFAAFKLTPYEKVNVLLLGQDPYHNHNQAHGLCFSVRPDIKPPPSLVNIFKELKDDIGLDIPNNGYLISWAKQGILMLNTVLTVRAHAPNSHKNRGWETFTDAVISKVNQKTHPVIFVLWGGYAQKKLKLIDVKQHIVVQSAHPSPLSARNGFFGSKPFSSINSALRSFGKPEIDWQIPDL, from the coding sequence TTGCAACATCCCCAAATTGCTAATTCTTGGGAAGCAGTACTGTCCGAAGAGTTTGACAAAACTTACTTCAGAAAACTATTCAATTTCTTATTAGAAGAACAGCAATCTCACACTATCTATCCACCAGAAGAAGATATCTTTGCAGCCTTTAAATTGACACCTTATGAAAAAGTCAACGTTCTATTACTTGGGCAAGATCCTTATCATAATCATAACCAAGCACATGGATTATGCTTTTCTGTAAGACCAGATATCAAACCGCCACCGTCACTTGTGAATATCTTCAAAGAACTCAAAGACGATATTGGTCTAGATATCCCGAACAATGGATATTTGATATCATGGGCTAAACAGGGAATTCTGATGTTAAATACAGTTTTAACTGTCAGGGCACATGCACCAAACTCCCATAAAAATCGGGGTTGGGAAACATTCACAGATGCAGTAATTAGTAAAGTTAACCAGAAAACACATCCTGTAATCTTCGTACTATGGGGTGGGTACGCACAAAAAAAGCTGAAATTGATAGACGTAAAGCAACATATAGTTGTTCAATCTGCTCACCCTTCGCCGCTTTCTGCACGTAACGGCTTTTTTGGCAGCAAACCCTTTTCATCTATCAATTCAGCGTTACGTTCCTTTGGCAAGCCTGAAATTGATTGGCAAATTCCAGACTTATAA
- a CDS encoding carbamoyltransferase C-terminal domain-containing protein → MTQYHMGINLGHERSVAIAKDGEIIVAIEQERLDRHKFSPGYMLHAPGVAAQMQIPAEAVRYCLDTCNITLSDLATITANMPGHDCAPDILRRVLPTEIADKVMRIPSHHLAHAYSAYWPSGFDEALILSVDATGSTTPAHCTESYTLYEGRGQTITTLHNETVAAHLAQLSTLGFVYEYITRKAGFITQVGEKIQHAEAGKLMGLAPYGKDQPNWHPWIQTEEDSYSLKISAYDIFLEVTALEKRYDNREGKPYLRPYLVDLAYKVQKELEQALKHIVGLAIKRTGLRKLCIAGGVGLNSVANYELLRSLKLDDIFIFPAAGDSGIAAGCALWAYNAAGGGQKRVTLTRATLGRAYDSDQILQAIRHFQDSIEFEELTAEEMIARSAQALAQGSIVARFEGGAEYGPRALGHRSIMADPTFKRMKDILNKRVKFREAFRPFAPVIPLEAVSQVFEQEVAAPFMLLVSPIKAEYHEQLPAVTHIDGTGRVQTVTEQDNPYFYRLCYKLQEERQGPPVLVNTSFNVAGQPIVETSLEAIATFLGTDIDYLAIENVWISKRNVPVRSYEDHLAKVGEVVLPHGLPPDAPDVTDLMAKLDQALFFGDTVGCPWSVEELQVLSNQGAQYKETSVLFPETPFYGSLQTKLSSDVILLLNPLSKSTLVDLKQQVPPSSYTFAEIKLLLSVLNAPEGWLEKMRVELRQTHFEFSQQIEWANQQLRTYRLEPAYPYVKPLPEDSALSSASDQVFAPFIHENFSARRILRNLYVCLEQAGYNEANICKLLGVPSQQQIEPTYLHYYDRYQLPQSILGDLIRLFLLRSALTAVRLQEIFGDELFSTLCSLGMLIQRGGNWASRVDLFAITGLYLATDHRYMIMAEDEIDEDAVMYVGMDSVGLVCTAPQYPVNRVLDLCCGSGIQSLVASRYATEVIGVDINPRAIRFARFNAQLNGIHNAQFCIGDLYEGASGYFDTILANPPFVPSPSQDCGFRDGGVNGENILARIISESSKYLAAYGRLFIVTDLVNIKEYESKLEGWWQGGQAHKLVLSTADRNDILFSVPHCHTAFNQSLEQYNIELDQWLQNFHTTGLRAVNFGYILICHIDPTHTGSYYSRTIHNPSQPIHQQVQEYFHQRQLLEVPDQIQSYFLALSPDLRFRLETSPRTGERQIELFSPNNPYFTTYPISEQMYRLLQDINQCQPQWLAYATTINQDWLYELIYKGILYLTPEIPNANRNRRLNDPAPTEGLKIEELQTKTTPTCVSSYLR, encoded by the coding sequence ATGACACAATATCACATGGGGATTAATTTAGGACATGAGCGCTCAGTAGCGATCGCTAAAGATGGTGAAATTATCGTAGCAATCGAACAAGAACGCCTTGACCGCCACAAATTTAGTCCTGGCTACATGCTTCATGCGCCTGGTGTAGCGGCACAAATGCAAATTCCCGCTGAAGCCGTTCGTTACTGTTTGGACACTTGCAACATCACCTTGAGTGATTTGGCAACAATTACGGCAAACATGCCTGGACATGATTGTGCGCCCGACATTCTGCGTCGAGTTCTCCCTACAGAAATCGCGGATAAGGTGATGCGAATTCCTAGCCATCACTTAGCCCATGCTTACTCAGCTTACTGGCCTTCTGGATTTGATGAAGCTCTCATCTTGTCTGTAGATGCAACAGGAAGTACTACCCCTGCTCATTGCACTGAATCTTATACCCTCTACGAAGGACGAGGACAGACAATTACAACGCTGCATAATGAGACGGTTGCAGCTCATTTGGCTCAACTCTCAACCCTCGGCTTTGTTTATGAATACATCACACGTAAAGCTGGGTTTATCACTCAAGTTGGTGAGAAGATTCAGCACGCGGAAGCCGGCAAACTCATGGGTTTAGCTCCCTATGGGAAAGATCAACCTAACTGGCATCCTTGGATTCAAACTGAAGAAGATTCCTATAGCCTGAAAATTTCCGCCTACGATATCTTTTTGGAAGTTACCGCCCTAGAAAAACGCTACGACAATCGGGAAGGTAAACCCTATTTGCGGCCTTATTTAGTTGACTTAGCTTATAAGGTGCAAAAAGAGCTAGAGCAAGCATTAAAGCATATTGTCGGTTTGGCAATCAAACGAACTGGATTAAGAAAGCTCTGTATTGCTGGTGGTGTGGGCTTAAACTCCGTTGCGAATTATGAACTGTTGCGATCGCTCAAACTGGATGATATTTTCATTTTCCCAGCCGCAGGTGATAGTGGGATTGCTGCAGGTTGTGCCCTTTGGGCATACAATGCCGCAGGTGGAGGACAGAAGCGAGTCACCTTGACTCGGGCTACCCTGGGGCGTGCTTACGACTCCGATCAAATCTTGCAGGCCATCCGACACTTCCAAGACTCAATTGAGTTTGAGGAGTTAACGGCAGAGGAAATGATTGCTCGGAGCGCTCAAGCATTGGCACAGGGTAGTATTGTCGCTCGTTTTGAAGGGGGTGCAGAGTATGGGCCGCGTGCCCTAGGACATCGGTCAATCATGGCCGACCCTACCTTTAAACGGATGAAAGATATTCTCAATAAGCGGGTCAAGTTCCGTGAAGCTTTTCGTCCTTTTGCACCAGTCATTCCCCTAGAAGCCGTTTCCCAGGTGTTTGAGCAAGAGGTCGCAGCACCTTTCATGCTACTTGTATCACCAATCAAGGCTGAATATCACGAGCAACTCCCTGCTGTCACCCATATAGATGGTACAGGGCGGGTGCAAACAGTCACTGAACAAGACAATCCCTATTTTTATCGATTGTGCTACAAATTGCAGGAGGAACGACAGGGACCACCTGTGTTGGTGAATACAAGCTTTAATGTGGCGGGACAGCCAATTGTGGAAACGTCCTTAGAAGCGATCGCTACTTTCTTAGGTACAGATATTGATTATCTAGCGATCGAAAACGTGTGGATCTCTAAACGAAATGTCCCTGTTCGTAGCTATGAGGATCACCTGGCAAAGGTTGGTGAGGTTGTGCTTCCTCATGGGCTTCCCCCTGATGCTCCCGATGTCACCGATTTAATGGCAAAGTTGGATCAAGCACTATTCTTTGGCGATACGGTGGGCTGTCCTTGGTCTGTTGAAGAGTTGCAGGTACTCTCAAATCAAGGCGCTCAATACAAAGAAACAAGTGTACTCTTCCCTGAGACTCCTTTTTACGGTTCTTTGCAGACCAAACTTTCAAGTGATGTGATTCTGCTACTAAATCCTTTAAGTAAATCTACCCTAGTCGATCTCAAGCAACAAGTACCACCCTCAAGCTACACTTTTGCAGAAATAAAGTTGTTACTGTCTGTTCTCAATGCTCCCGAAGGTTGGTTAGAAAAAATGCGAGTCGAGTTGCGTCAGACTCACTTTGAATTCAGTCAACAGATTGAATGGGCGAACCAACAATTACGGACTTACAGGTTGGAACCTGCCTATCCCTACGTTAAACCTTTACCTGAAGATTCAGCGCTATCCTCCGCATCAGATCAAGTCTTTGCACCTTTTATTCATGAAAACTTCTCTGCACGCCGCATTCTCCGCAATCTGTATGTATGTCTAGAACAAGCAGGCTACAACGAAGCGAATATTTGTAAGTTACTAGGTGTTCCCTCGCAGCAACAAATTGAGCCCACATATCTGCACTACTACGATCGCTATCAACTACCCCAATCTATACTAGGAGATTTAATTCGCCTATTCTTACTGCGGAGTGCATTGACAGCAGTCAGACTGCAAGAAATCTTTGGGGATGAGTTATTCTCAACCTTATGTAGTCTGGGTATGTTGATTCAGCGTGGTGGAAATTGGGCATCAAGGGTCGATTTATTTGCGATCACCGGACTGTATCTAGCTACAGACCATCGCTATATGATCATGGCAGAAGATGAGATTGATGAAGATGCTGTGATGTACGTAGGTATGGATAGCGTGGGATTGGTTTGCACGGCTCCTCAATATCCCGTCAATCGAGTTTTGGATCTCTGCTGTGGTAGTGGCATTCAAAGCTTAGTAGCAAGTCGTTATGCCACAGAAGTGATTGGAGTCGATATTAACCCAAGGGCAATCCGCTTCGCCCGGTTTAACGCTCAACTCAATGGGATACATAACGCTCAGTTCTGCATAGGTGATCTCTACGAAGGTGCTTCTGGCTACTTCGATACAATTTTGGCAAATCCCCCCTTTGTTCCCAGTCCTAGCCAAGATTGCGGCTTCCGTGATGGCGGCGTAAACGGTGAAAATATTTTGGCTCGAATCATTTCTGAGAGTTCAAAGTACCTTGCAGCTTATGGCAGGCTGTTTATTGTTACTGATTTGGTGAATATCAAAGAGTATGAGTCGAAACTAGAAGGCTGGTGGCAGGGAGGACAAGCCCATAAATTGGTGTTGAGTACTGCTGATCGCAATGATATTCTGTTCTCTGTTCCCCACTGTCATACTGCCTTTAATCAGTCGTTGGAACAATACAATATAGAGCTAGATCAGTGGTTACAGAACTTCCATACCACAGGTTTAAGAGCAGTCAATTTTGGCTATATCCTCATTTGTCATATAGATCCTACTCACACAGGCTCTTATTACAGTCGCACCATTCACAATCCGAGCCAGCCAATTCACCAGCAAGTGCAGGAGTATTTCCACCAACGACAGTTACTAGAAGTACCCGATCAGATCCAAAGCTACTTTCTGGCGCTGTCTCCTGATTTGCGATTCCGACTAGAAACCAGTCCCAGAACTGGAGAACGGCAAATTGAGTTATTCTCCCCGAATAATCCTTATTTCACGACTTATCCAATTAGCGAACAAATGTATCGCCTATTGCAGGATATCAATCAATGTCAACCTCAATGGTTGGCTTATGCAACAACAATTAATCAAGATTGGCTCTATGAATTGATTTACAAAGGCATTCTTTACTTAACTCCCGAAATTCCTAATGCTAACCGGAATCGACGATTGAACGATCCCGCTCCCACAGAAGGATTGAAAATTGAAGAGTTGCAAACCAAAACAACCCCAACTTGTGTTTCATCTTATCTACGCTAG
- a CDS encoding ATP-binding protein: MKPEFLADNELHTQIQYRLIEQISESERRYRELVENLREIVFKCDKSGNITLLNKAWTLTLGYGSAECLNRPIDDYLHAEDRDLWLSFLTQIDSKQDLNCQELRFHHKDTEIVWLELSARSEDQGEISGSLTNITDRKRAQAALKEANAALQMRIEQLRFENRERKQTEATLLQSREQLKQQKQQLEATLKELKQTQTKLIHAEKMSGLGQLVAGIAHEINNPVNFIQGNITYANEYVRDLLDLVNLYQQHCTAPIKEIQTKINKIELNFLQADLPKLMSSMQMGADRIGEIVLSLRNFSRLDEAEIKPVDIHEGIDSTLMILQSRLKGLNKHPLIEVIKNYGELPQVECYAGQLNQVFMNLISNAIDAVLSRCTDEMINEEFHNHTLRERDGELSAFKPKIQIHTEVISEDYVAVRIIDNGTGMTEVTRKRIFDPFFTTKPVGKGTGLGLSISYQIIVEKHGGVLECSSELGQGTEFLIQLPILLSR; this comes from the coding sequence ATGAAGCCAGAGTTTTTAGCTGACAATGAACTACACACACAGATTCAATACCGTTTAATCGAACAAATTTCGGAATCTGAACGACGATATCGGGAGTTGGTTGAGAATCTGCGTGAAATTGTATTTAAGTGTGATAAATCAGGAAATATTACACTTCTGAATAAAGCCTGGACGCTAACTCTAGGATATGGTTCAGCGGAATGCTTAAACCGACCAATAGATGACTATCTTCATGCTGAAGATCGGGATCTTTGGTTGAGTTTTCTGACTCAGATAGATAGTAAACAAGACCTTAACTGTCAAGAATTACGGTTTCATCATAAAGATACAGAAATTGTCTGGCTAGAGTTATCAGCTCGTTCTGAAGATCAAGGAGAAATCTCTGGCTCTTTAACTAATATCACTGATCGTAAACGGGCACAAGCTGCTCTGAAAGAAGCAAATGCTGCATTACAGATGCGAATTGAGCAGCTACGGTTTGAAAACCGCGAACGCAAGCAAACAGAAGCTACACTCTTACAATCAAGAGAGCAGTTAAAGCAGCAAAAACAGCAGTTAGAAGCAACTTTAAAAGAACTCAAACAAACCCAAACGAAACTGATTCATGCAGAAAAAATGTCTGGTTTAGGACAGTTAGTTGCTGGGATTGCCCATGAAATTAACAATCCTGTCAACTTTATTCAAGGCAATATCACCTATGCAAATGAGTATGTCCGAGATTTATTGGATTTAGTTAATCTTTATCAACAGCACTGTACCGCTCCCATCAAGGAGATTCAAACAAAGATAAACAAGATAGAACTGAATTTTTTGCAAGCTGATCTACCCAAACTCATGTCTTCAATGCAAATGGGAGCGGATAGAATTGGCGAAATTGTACTCTCACTCCGTAATTTTTCCCGCCTAGATGAAGCAGAGATTAAACCTGTTGACATTCATGAGGGAATTGACAGTACTTTAATGATTTTACAAAGCCGTCTTAAGGGTTTGAACAAACACCCCCTCATTGAGGTGATTAAAAACTACGGTGAATTGCCACAGGTAGAGTGTTATGCAGGACAACTTAATCAAGTATTTATGAACTTGATTAGTAATGCAATAGATGCTGTTTTATCTCGATGTACAGATGAAATGATCAATGAGGAATTTCACAATCATACTTTGCGAGAAAGGGATGGTGAATTATCTGCTTTTAAACCCAAGATTCAAATTCACACTGAAGTCATTAGTGAGGATTATGTCGCAGTGCGGATTATTGACAATGGCACTGGTATGACTGAAGTGACCAGAAAGCGAATTTTTGATCCATTTTTTACTACAAAACCTGTAGGTAAAGGTACAGGTTTAGGTCTTTCGATTAGCTACCAAATCATCGTCGAGAAGCATGGCGGAGTATTGGAATGTTCTTCGGAGTTAGGTCAGGGAACAGAGTTTTTGATTCAGTTGCCGATTTTGCTCTCACGCTAA
- a CDS encoding cysteine hydrolase family protein → MESQKTALILIGYQNDYFSPDGVLYKVIEESSKVTNVIANTVHLLKCLASSPTLIVTTPIFFTPNYEELIEPIGILKTIKEVNAFQMGTPGSEAIAELHSFEDRILEVPGKRGFNAFINTNLDQILKQRGITDIVLAGAVTSICIDSTGRAAHEKGYHVTTLSDCTSARTVFEQEFYCSTVFPLYAQVMTNRELLERLNFTVYI, encoded by the coding sequence ATGGAATCCCAAAAGACAGCACTTATTTTAATTGGATATCAAAACGATTACTTTTCACCAGATGGAGTTTTATATAAAGTAATTGAGGAGTCATCAAAAGTTACAAACGTTATAGCGAACACAGTCCATCTGCTTAAATGTCTCGCCTCTTCACCCACACTAATTGTGACAACTCCGATATTCTTTACCCCTAACTATGAAGAATTAATCGAACCGATTGGTATTCTGAAAACAATTAAAGAAGTAAACGCTTTTCAGATGGGAACTCCCGGTTCAGAAGCAATTGCCGAATTACACTCTTTTGAAGACAGAATTTTGGAAGTACCTGGTAAGCGAGGGTTTAATGCCTTCATCAATACAAATCTTGATCAAATTCTCAAACAGCGAGGGATTACAGATATCGTTCTAGCTGGTGCAGTGACATCAATATGTATTGATTCCACTGGACGAGCTGCTCACGAAAAAGGCTATCATGTGACAACTTTGTCAGATTGCACATCAGCTCGTACTGTTTTTGAACAAGAGTTTTACTGTAGCACTGTTTTTCCTCTCTATGCACAAGTAATGACCAATAGAGAACTTTTAGAACGCCTGAATTTTACAGTTTACATATAA
- a CDS encoding YtxH domain-containing protein has protein sequence MSNNRSGVFIGGLMVGATIGALTGLLVAPRTGRETRKLLKKSADALPELAEDLSTSVQIQADRLSVNALRNWDETLERLKEAIASGIEASQREGQVLKRQNAVETRSTATQKLEDSDSLPQHLERS, from the coding sequence ATGTCAAACAACCGTTCTGGAGTATTTATTGGCGGTTTAATGGTAGGGGCGACTATCGGGGCCTTGACCGGTTTGCTCGTTGCTCCACGCACAGGGCGTGAAACCCGTAAACTTTTAAAAAAATCTGCCGATGCTTTACCAGAATTGGCAGAAGATTTATCAACAAGTGTGCAGATTCAGGCAGACCGTCTATCTGTAAATGCATTGCGAAACTGGGATGAGACTTTGGAGCGATTGAAGGAAGCGATCGCATCTGGTATAGAAGCCAGTCAGCGTGAAGGTCAAGTCTTGAAACGGCAAAACGCTGTAGAAACCAGGAGTACCGCTACTCAGAAACTGGAAGATTCAGATTCTCTTCCCCAGCATCTTGAACGTTCATAG
- a CDS encoding DUF948 domain-containing protein, producing the protein MIDPLFWLGMSILLVATSLTAVLVVAIPALQELARAARSAEKLFDTLSRDLPPTLNAIRKTGLELTDLTEDVSEGVKSASQVVKQVDKSLDGARRQAQNLQSGTRSLFVGVKTAWKTFTRQKSPRRMLERLPAPEKSHLTLAEREALRQEHRRTKADAVRSAKDAYSESANWNNNFDDED; encoded by the coding sequence GTGATTGATCCCCTGTTTTGGCTGGGAATGTCCATCCTCTTAGTCGCCACCAGTCTAACTGCTGTTTTGGTGGTGGCTATACCTGCATTGCAGGAATTAGCACGAGCAGCACGCAGTGCAGAAAAGCTATTTGATACCCTCTCACGAGACTTACCTCCGACTCTAAACGCTATCCGCAAAACTGGTTTAGAACTCACTGACTTAACAGAAGATGTTAGTGAAGGTGTCAAAAGTGCTAGTCAGGTTGTGAAACAAGTTGATAAAAGTCTAGACGGTGCGCGAAGACAAGCCCAAAATCTTCAATCAGGTACACGCAGCCTCTTTGTAGGTGTGAAAACCGCCTGGAAAACCTTCACACGGCAAAAATCTCCCCGGCGAATGCTTGAACGTCTACCAGCACCTGAAAAATCACACTTAACATTAGCAGAACGAGAAGCACTCAGACAGGAACACCGCCGCACAAAGGCAGATGCTGTCCGCAGCGCTAAGGATGCTTACAGTGAATCTGCTAACTGGAACAACAATTTTGATGATGAAGACTGA
- a CDS encoding TPM domain-containing protein, with protein sequence MQSCFWRKFLVSIAIFFLAGSIWVMHSPSALAYENPDLLPKTATPVVDLAKSLTDIQEQKLVQDLESFETATGWKLRVLTQYDRTPGRAVINFWGLDDKSILLVADSRGGNILSFSVGDAVYELLPRTFWIELQTRFGNLYFVREQGEDQAILQALDSVKGCLLQGGCNVVPGLPREQWILTLITSVIGGVICGFAAQPQREGQVFAWQWALIFSPLWGILFLAFGIGPVVTRTSEWLPLVRNIVGFLIGALVAYLSPIFTRSSPNTES encoded by the coding sequence ATGCAGTCTTGTTTTTGGCGAAAATTTCTGGTATCCATTGCAATATTTTTCTTAGCTGGGTCAATTTGGGTGATGCATTCTCCAAGCGCACTTGCTTATGAAAATCCTGACTTGCTACCTAAAACTGCTACTCCAGTCGTAGACTTAGCCAAGTCTCTTACCGATATTCAAGAACAAAAGCTTGTTCAAGATTTAGAGAGTTTTGAAACCGCAACTGGCTGGAAACTGCGCGTTTTGACCCAATATGACCGTACTCCTGGCCGTGCAGTCATTAATTTTTGGGGTTTGGATGACAAAAGTATCCTTTTAGTTGCCGATTCTCGTGGCGGTAACATCCTCAGTTTTAGTGTTGGGGATGCAGTTTATGAACTTTTACCCCGCACTTTCTGGATAGAACTACAAACACGTTTTGGGAATTTGTACTTTGTGCGAGAACAAGGTGAAGACCAAGCCATCTTGCAGGCTTTAGATTCAGTTAAAGGTTGTCTGCTTCAGGGTGGTTGTAACGTCGTTCCTGGACTACCACGAGAACAGTGGATTCTCACTCTCATTACCTCAGTCATTGGTGGGGTGATTTGCGGATTTGCAGCTCAACCCCAGCGAGAAGGACAAGTTTTTGCTTGGCAATGGGCTTTAATTTTCTCTCCTTTGTGGGGAATTCTGTTTCTCGCTTTCGGTATTGGGCCAGTAGTGACGCGTACTAGTGAATGGCTACCTCTAGTTCGCAATATCGTTGGTTTTCTCATTGGCGCCTTGGTTGCTTACCTGTCTCCAATTTTTACCCGGTCTTCTCCAAATACTGAATCTTGA
- a CDS encoding precorrin-8X methylmutase has translation MEWHVTDAQSLAIIDSEIGNHVFSPAEYEIVRRVIHATADFEYKSLIRFSERALQAGAAALAARTTIVVDVPMVQVGISSDIQNTFANPVYCSMETLTRPQKEQTRAAWGIETLAKRYPEGIFVVGQAQTALTTLVDLIESEEIRPALIIATPVVFLDVDAAKERLQDSLVPHITIESRKGSAVVAAAIVDGLVDLAWQAYGQDGNRGN, from the coding sequence ATGGAATGGCACGTAACTGATGCTCAAAGTTTGGCAATAATTGATAGTGAAATTGGCAATCATGTCTTTTCACCAGCGGAATATGAGATTGTCCGGCGGGTGATACACGCCACAGCTGATTTTGAGTATAAGTCTTTGATTCGCTTTTCTGAGCGTGCCTTGCAAGCAGGGGCGGCAGCGCTAGCAGCGCGCACCACAATTGTGGTAGATGTGCCGATGGTGCAGGTAGGTATTAGCTCTGACATTCAAAACACCTTTGCTAATCCGGTGTATTGCAGCATGGAAACGCTGACGCGACCCCAAAAAGAACAAACTCGGGCAGCTTGGGGCATAGAAACCCTAGCCAAGCGTTATCCAGAGGGTATTTTTGTGGTGGGTCAAGCACAAACAGCGCTGACTACACTGGTTGATTTAATTGAATCTGAAGAAATTCGACCTGCTTTGATTATTGCTACCCCGGTGGTATTTTTGGATGTGGATGCTGCTAAAGAACGCTTGCAAGATTCTTTAGTACCACACATTACCATTGAAAGCCGTAAAGGTAGTGCGGTTGTGGCGGCGGCGATCGTCGATGGGCTGGTAGACTTGGCTTGGCAAGCCTACGGCCAAGATGGAAATAGGGGAAATTGA
- the dapB gene encoding 4-hydroxy-tetrahydrodipicolinate reductase, with the protein MTNQAPIPVIINGAAGKMGREVVKAVAQAPDLNLMGAIDTSPELQGRDAGELAGLSEPLEVPITNQLEPMLGYVAGERKGPPGVIVDFTHPDAVYDNIRSAIAYGIRPVVGTTGLSPEQIQDLADFADKASTGCLIIPNFSIGMVLLQQAAVTASRYFDHVEIIELHHNQKADAPSGTAIQTAQLLAELGKTFNPAIVEETEKIPGARGSLADEGIRIHSVRLPGLIAHQEVIFGAAGQIYTLRHDTSDRACYMPGVLLAIRQVLQLKSLVYGLEKIL; encoded by the coding sequence ATGACGAATCAAGCTCCTATCCCGGTTATTATCAATGGTGCTGCTGGTAAAATGGGACGTGAAGTAGTAAAAGCAGTAGCCCAAGCACCTGATTTAAACCTAATGGGTGCAATTGATACCAGTCCCGAACTTCAAGGTAGAGATGCTGGGGAGTTAGCAGGTTTAAGTGAACCCTTAGAAGTGCCAATTACCAATCAATTAGAACCGATGTTGGGGTATGTAGCTGGCGAAAGAAAGGGACCGCCAGGGGTGATAGTAGATTTTACCCACCCTGATGCAGTGTATGACAATATTCGGAGTGCGATCGCCTACGGTATTCGTCCGGTAGTTGGCACCACCGGCTTAAGTCCAGAACAAATTCAAGACCTAGCAGATTTTGCCGATAAAGCCAGCACTGGTTGTTTAATTATTCCTAACTTCTCAATTGGGATGGTGTTGCTACAACAAGCCGCAGTTACTGCCTCCCGATATTTTGACCACGTGGAAATTATTGAACTGCATCACAACCAAAAAGCTGATGCGCCCAGCGGGACAGCCATTCAAACTGCACAACTCCTTGCAGAATTGGGTAAAACTTTTAACCCAGCAATTGTAGAAGAAACCGAAAAAATACCAGGCGCTAGAGGCAGCCTAGCCGATGAAGGGATTCGTATTCATAGCGTCAGGCTGCCAGGACTGATTGCCCATCAAGAAGTAATTTTTGGCGCAGCAGGTCAAATTTATACTTTACGGCACGATACGAGCGATCGCGCTTGCTACATGCCAGGAGTCCTACTAGCAATTCGTCAAGTCTTGCAGCTAAAGTCGTTAGTATATGGATTAGAAAAGATACTTTAA
- the psaK gene encoding photosystem I reaction center subunit PsaK, with protein sequence MLNSTLLAAATAPLQWSPTVAVIIILANILAITFGKLTIKYPSVGPALPSANLFGGFGLPGLLATTAFGHILGVGAVLGLHNIGRI encoded by the coding sequence GTGTTGAACTCGACCTTACTAGCTGCTGCAACCGCACCCCTACAATGGAGTCCAACTGTAGCGGTGATTATAATTCTCGCCAATATCCTTGCCATTACCTTTGGCAAACTTACCATCAAGTACCCCAGCGTTGGACCAGCACTACCATCAGCCAACTTATTTGGTGGTTTTGGTTTACCTGGGCTACTCGCAACCACCGCCTTTGGTCATATCTTAGGCGTTGGCGCTGTCCTCGGACTACATAACATCGGTAGAATCTAA
- a CDS encoding SufE family protein, whose translation MSSSTDSLPPALAKIVQRFQRVAEPKRRYEQLIWYAQKLKEFPESDKLPENKVPGCVSQVYVTAALDDGKVSYQGDSDSQLTKGLVGLLVEGLNGLTPTEIIQLTPDFIQATGLNVSLTPSRANGFYNIFKTMQKKALECKLDIAN comes from the coding sequence ATGTCTTCTTCTACAGATTCCTTACCGCCTGCTCTCGCTAAAATTGTTCAACGTTTCCAACGGGTTGCTGAACCTAAGCGACGGTATGAACAGCTAATTTGGTATGCTCAGAAACTCAAAGAATTTCCCGAGTCTGATAAATTACCAGAAAATAAAGTTCCTGGCTGCGTTTCTCAAGTCTATGTTACAGCGGCTCTAGACGATGGTAAGGTTTCTTATCAGGGAGATTCTGATTCCCAATTAACCAAAGGATTAGTAGGGCTTCTGGTGGAAGGATTAAATGGATTAACACCAACAGAAATTATTCAACTTACACCAGATTTTATTCAAGCAACTGGTTTAAATGTTAGCTTGACACCTTCCCGCGCTAATGGATTTTATAATATTTTCAAAACCATGCAAAAAAAGGCATTGGAATGTAAGTTAGATATAGCTAATTGA